The proteins below come from a single Metarhizium brunneum chromosome 1, complete sequence genomic window:
- the ampC gene encoding Beta-lactamase → MEHDSGMKLRHNLEAQEALISKICRIAGAPGLSISVLHRGTEVYSHHVGHASVKDGKLPDGDTIYFIGSMTKAMVSALVGILVQDGTLDWKAPVSHILPELAHAFDGRGSEITLVDLMSHRIGMAQADALWLQCAGNILLSKSEALDAWISQPTVRAFRADFLYSNFAFETVGRIIEESTGKILGANLQEKIFGPLGMTRTSLNDEFSKDPNAAKAYFPLKDGTPVEVPVPTISDKTIMAASGGVRSCTNDLARFYKNLMHAANDQFNHQRTSTPGSPFKQLSTIWSPHNQLPVHSMRETSYALAWARTQLPSPLGSFNYNKHLVPAMPVIGRGLPSRLVVYHGGSMQGFTSAVYLLPETETAVFALQNSSALCDACDWVPQMLVQTILSGLPQCDIDFVQLATVSAARGVKLADEVEEELQRSRERGTNPRPLKEYVGRFWHESKSFRIDVTVESDETLSMCFQGMPSETYCLRHLHHDVFVWNEPHDVPARRGRFQTRPVESYRIRFGSTSQDGAIDRLYWLYDETHAEPGMFRTEGGLLAADVDMPN, encoded by the coding sequence ATGGAGCACGACAGTGGGATGAAGCTGAGGCACAATCtagaagcccaagaagcccTCATATCGAAAATATGCCGCATTGCCGGCGCTCCAGGGCTCTCAATCAGTGTCCTTCACCGCGGGACTGAAGTCTACTCCCACCACGTTGGACATGCCAGCGTGAAAGATGGAAAGCTCCCAGATGGAGACACAATTTACTTTATTGGATCAATGACGAAAGCGATGGTCTCGGCTCTGGTAGGCATCTTGGTACAAGATGGAACTCTCGACTGGAAGGCGCCAGTATCTCACATCTTGCCAGAGCTAGCCCACGCATTTGACGGCAGAGGAAGTGAAATCACTCTGGTTGATCTAATGTCCCATAGAATCGGCATGGCTCAAGCGGATGCCCTTTGGTTGCAGTGTGCCGGCAACATCCTCCTGTCCAAGTCCGAGGCGCTCGATGCATGGATCTCTCAGCCAACAGTCCGAGCTTTCCGCGCCGACTTTCTCTATTCCAATTTTGCATTCGAGACGGTTGGGCGAATTATCGAAGAGTCAACTGGCAAAATTCTCGGCGCTAATCTCCAAGAAAAGATCTTTGGACCGCTAGGCATGACGCGCACTTCTCTTAATGACGAATTTTCAAAAGATCCCAACGCAGCCAAGGCTTACTTTCCTCTCAAAGACGGCACACCAGTCGAGGTTCCTGTTCCCACCATCTCCGACAAGACTATCATGGCTGCCTCGGGAGGAGTGCGCAGTTGTACGAATGATCTTGCGCGCTTCTACAAAAATCTAATGCATGCCGCAAATGACCAGTTCAACCACCAGCGTACGAGCACGCCCGGCTCGCCCTTTAAGCAGCTGTCTACAATCTGGAGTCCGCATAATCAGCTTCCCGTGCACTCCATGCGCGAAACATCCTACGCACTAGCATGGGCTCGCACACAACTCCCATCACCTCTTGGGTCCTTCAACTATAACAAGCATCTTGTCCCCGCTATGCCTGTGATTGGCCGTGGGCTCCCGTCTCGACTGGTGGTTTATCACGGAGGAAGCATGCAGGGATTCACGTCGGCCGTGTACCTGCTTCCCGAGACCGAGACGGCTGTATTTGCGTTGCAGAATTCATCCGCCCTGTGTGATGCCTGCGACTGGGTGCCGCAGATGCTGGTGCAAACTATCCTCTCGGGATTGCCACAGTGCGATATTGATTTTGTGCAGCTGGCGACAGTATCGGCGGCTAGAGGTGTAAAGCTCGCTGATGAGGTTGAGGAGGAGCTACAGCGATCGCGGGAAAGGGGGACAAATCCTCGGCCATTGAAGGAGTATGTAGGCAGATTCTGGCATGAATCCAAGAGCTTCCGCATAGACGTTACCGTCGAGAGTGACGAAACGTTGAGTATGTGTTTTCAAGGCATGCCTAGCGAGACTTATTGTCTTCGACATCTTCACCACGATGTTTTTGTGTGGAATGAACCTCATGACGTGCCTGCGAGGCGTGGGAGATTTCAGACGCGTCCTGTGGAATCTTACAGGATTAGATTTGGATCGACGAGTCAGGACGGCGCTATTGACCGGCTGTATTGGTTATATGATGAGACTCATGCCGAGCCCGGCATGTTTAGAACAGAAGGGGGCCTGCTAGCAGCTGATGTCGACATGCCAAACTAG
- the usb1 gene encoding U6 snRNA phosphodiesterase, with protein sequence MGLVDYSSSSDDEAPAPPKKRLKGQEHVSDSKMPPLPEAFYDLYASTVRQSVVDDPSLHQGRTRLNPHVAGNWPTHLYIEWHPTEVQHETLDALIKKTQQELGDDIQLHSFLNSDLGTDLPLHISLSRPLSLPTSIKDDYLTKVKHSIRSCGTGVFSVKPAGLAWYKSPDSDRTFFVVRIAPTDANDDSKHLRASTHPELMMLLTRCNTVAAHFDQPPLYEQTQGESAATAFHISIGWTLGAPDEETRLRALKLFQDKEFEDIHAWNVKVDGVKAKIGNVVTHIPLLGNVKTKEEDDFADSLYGS encoded by the exons ATGGGTCTGGTCGACTACTCATCGTCCTCCGACGATGAAGCTCCAGCACCGCCAAAGAAGCGCCTAAAAGGGCAAGAACATGTCTCGGACTCCAAGATGCCCCCGCTTCCTGAAGCTTTCTATGACCTATATGCGTCAACAGTCCGACAAAGTGTAGTAGACGACCCGAGCTTGCATCAGGGGCGGACGAGGCTCAATCCTCATGTGGCCGGCAACTGGCCCACACATCTGTACATCGAAT GGCATCCGACTGAAGTGCAGCACGAAACGCTCGATGCGCTCATCAAAAAGACCCAGCAAGAGTTGGGAGACGACATCCAGCTTCACTCCTTTCTCAACAGCGATCTTGGCACAGACTTGCCTCTGCACATTAGCCTCTCGCGACCGCTCAGCTTGCCCACGTCCATCAAGGACGACTATCTCACCAAAGTCAAGCACAGCATTCGCAGTTGTGGGACGGGCGTGTTCTCAGTGAAGCCTGCTGGGTTGGCGTGGTACAAATCCCCAGACTCGGATCGGACATTTTTCGTCGTACGCATTGCTCCTACGGACGCCAATGACGATTCCAAGCACTTGCGGGCGTCGACTCATCCGGAGCTCATGATGCTACTGACGAGGTGCAACACGGTAGCAGCGCATTTTGATCAGCCTCCTCTCTATGAACAGACACAAGGGGAGTCTGCGGCTACGGCGTTTCACATCTCCATTGGCTGGACCCTGGGGGCGCCCGATGAAGAAACGCGCCTTAGAGCGCTGAAGTTATTTCAAGACAAGGAATTTGAGGATATTCACGCCTGGAATGTCAAGGTGGATGGGGtaaaggccaagattggcaaTGTGGTCACCCATATACCCTTACTAGGGAATGTGAAGACaaaggaggaggacgatTTTGCGGATTCGCTCTACGGGTCGTGA
- the CKS1 gene encoding Cyclin-dependent kinases regulatory subunit — MDIDMSRRNKVPRSLSDAERARLDEYIDSIHYSARYSDSEYEYRHVQLPKAMLKAIPKDYHDTSKGTLKLLWEEEWRAIGITQSLGWEHYEVHEPEPHILLFKRPLNYQAPQ; from the exons ATGGATATCGACATGAGCCGCCGGAACAAGGTCCCTCGGTCCTTGTCGGATGCCGAACGGGCGCGACTCGACGAGTACATTGACTCAATTCACTATTCCGCGAG ATACTCTGACAGCGAATACGAGTACCGACACGTGCAACTACCCAAAGCAATGCTCAAGGCCATTCCCAAGGACTATCACGACACCTCCAAGGGAACTCTGAAGCTTTTGTGGGAGGAGGAATGGCGAGCGATTGGTATTACCCAG AGTCTCGGCTGGGAACATTACGAGGTCCACGAGCCCGAGCCCCATATTCTGCTGTTCAA ACGTCCTCTCAACTACCAAGCGCCTCAGTGA
- the ero-1 gene encoding Endoplasmic reticulum oxidoreductin-1, whose protein sequence is MKSASRLFYLSVFALWASPGTCAAGSESNCAISPKSIVQDACASYSTLENLNDRVKPALDDLTRTTDFFSYYRLNLFNKKCPFWDDSNGFCGNIGCAVETLDNEEDIPEVWRAKELSKLEGPLAKHPGKQERKQHPQRPLQGELGENVGESCVVEYDDECDERDYCVIEDESASSKGDYVSLLRNPERFTGYGGEGSKQVWDAVYRENCFQKSSFSHSANLGMSYNYNPAALGFKQVMDAAGRQAQLEAQRLQHPNIPFVSSTGYEVDDECLEKRVFYRVMSGMHASISAHLCWDFLNQTTGEWQPNVQCYKDRLHGFSDRISNLYFNYALVTRAVAKLGPELAGPDYTFCTGDPTEDLVTRVKVSEVAKQAASIPQIFDESLMFVNGEGPSLKEDFRNRFRNVSRLMDCVGCDKCRLWGKIQTNGYGTALKILFESDNHSNKIPVLKRTELVALFNTYARLSSSMRAVGKFRQMVDAESGHKPAAATESAAVEDEKVNEEGAEEDDFDPSYLWRELEDMKRRGPKSSSFRDQWAHETALIRQSVKVVLHGWLHGSILIYRIAVTEAHRLWLYFLGLQPGPGLVDYRWAPKDKKTEL, encoded by the exons ATGAAGTCTGCAAGCAGGCTATTCTATCTATCCGTCTTTGCGCTCTGGGCATCGCCTGGAACTTGCGCTGCAGGGAGTGAAAGCAATTGTGCA ATTTCCCCCAAGTCTATTGTTCAAGATGCGTGCGCCTCATATTCAACCCTCGAGAATCTGAATGACCGGGTTAAACCCGCCCTTGACGACCTCACGCGAACCACCGACTTCTTCTCATACTACCGCCTTAATCTCTTCAACAAAAAGTGTCCTTTCTGGGACGACTCAAATGGATTCTGCGGCAACATAGGATGTGCCGTCGAGACGCTCGATAACGAAGAGGATATACCTGAAGTGTGGAGAGCGAAGGAGCTGTCAAAGTTGGAGGGACCCCTTGCGAAGCACCCTGGCAAGCAAGAGCGCAAGCAACATCCGCAGAGACCGTTGCAGGGAGAACTGGGCGAAAACGTGGGTGAAAGCTGTGTAGTTGAGTACGACGACGAGTGCGATGAACGAGATTACTGTGTTATTGAGGACGAGAGCGCTTCGTCCAAAGGCGACTATGTCAGCTTGCTTCGAAATCCCGAGCGCTTCACCGGATACGGTGGAGAGGGCTCCAAACAGGTGTGGGATGCCGTGTATCGCGAAAATTGCTTTCAGAAGAGTTCGTTTTCGCATTCTGCAAATCTCGGCATGTCCTACAATTACAATCCAGCCGCTCTGGGCTTCAAGCAAGTCATGGATGCTGCAGGACGGCAAGCCCAGCTTGAGGCACAACGTCTGCAGCACCCCAACATTCCCTTTGTTTCCAGCACCGGGTACGAAGTCGATGATGAATGCCTGGAGAAGAGAGTCTTTTACCGAGTCATGTCCGGCATGCACGCGAGTATCAGCGCTCATCTTTGCTGGGACTTTCTGAACCAGACCACTGGAGAATGGCAACCCAATGTGCAGTGCTACAAGGACCGTTTGCACGGATTCTCTGACCGAATCAGCAACCTCTACTTTAACTACGCGCTTGTCACCagggccgtggccaagctCGGCCCAGAACTGGCCGGACCCGACTACACATTCTGCACGGGCGACCCGACCGAGGACTTGGTCACTCGCGTCAAGGTGTCCGAGGTGGCAAAGCAGGCAGCGAGTATCCCTCAAATCTTCGACGAGAGCCTCATGTTTGTCAATGGCGAGGGCCCATCCCTTAAGGAGGATTTCCGCAATCGATTCCGCAACGTCAGCCGGCTCATGGACTGTGTTGGGTGCGACAAGTGCAGGCTCTGGGGCAAGATACAAACCAACGGGTACGGCACAGCGCTCAAGATTCTCTTCGAGTCCGACAACCACAGCAACAAAATCCCCGTCCTCAAGAGGACTGAACTTGTCGCCCTCTTCAACACGTATGCACGACTGAGCTCATCGATGCGAGCCGTCGGGAAATTTAGGCAAATGGTGGATGCGGAAAGCGGCCACaagccagcggcggcaaccGAATCTGCCGCAGTTGAAGATGAGAAGGTCAATGAGGAGGgcgccgaggaagacgacttCGACCCATCCTACCTGTGGCGTGAACTGGAAGATATGAAGCGGCGTGGGCCCAAGAGCAGTTCGTTTCGGGACCAGTGGGCACACGAGACTGCGCTCATTCGGCAATCTGTCAAGGTGGTTCTTCACGGGTGGCTGCACGGCTCGATTCTAAT ATATCGCATTGCAGTAACGGAGGCCCATCGTCTTTGGCTCTACTTTCTCGGTTTGCAGCCAGGACCCGGCTTGGTCGATTATAGATGGGCAcccaaagacaagaagacggagcTGTAA